In Nymphaea colorata isolate Beijing-Zhang1983 chromosome 3, ASM883128v2, whole genome shotgun sequence, a genomic segment contains:
- the LOC116250595 gene encoding protein BZR1 homolog 1-like gives MTSGGGGGGGGGGGGRMASGRMPTWKERENNKRRERRRRAIAAKIYSGLRAFGNYKLPKHCDNNEVLKALCAEAGWTVEEDGTTYRKGSRPPSVDAAAGGSTTISPAASSSYHPSPPSSSFPSPVPSYHASPVPSYHASPASSSFPSPSRASATASFLIPWLKNLGHHSASIPSSLPPLRISNSAPVTPPLSSPTSSSKAKPDWDAAAAAAAAASFAGFPRHPSFPFFAASAPSSPTKRRSLCRSIPECDESDVSTACDSTSSGRWVRLPAGAAPTSPTFNLVNAAAEQGWALGAAARQVAAGAMWAAASGSRSVVGSPESQQLSKPVLGGDSGSGGSAAGGGDFEFECGRVKPWEGERIHEDCGEEEIGLEDLELTLGSGKRREPGKD, from the exons ATGACTtcaggaggtggaggaggaggaggaggaggaggcggaggaagaatgGCCTCGGGAAGGATGCCAACATGGAAGGAGAGGGAGAACAACaagaggagggagaggaggagaagggcCATCGCTGCCAAGATCTACTCGGGGCTCAGAGCCTTTGGCAACTACAAGCTCCCCAAGCACTGCGACAACAACGAGGTCCTCAAGGCCCTCTGCGCCGAGGCCGGCTGGACTGTCGAGGAGGACGGCACCACCTACCGGAAG GGCTCGAGACCACCATCAGTCGACGCTGCAGCCGGCGGATCGACCACCATTAGCCCCGCGGCCTCGTCTTCGTACCACCCGAGCCCACCGTCATCGTCCTTCCCCAGCCCCGTGCCATCGTATCACGCGAGCCCCGTGCCTTCTTATCACGCGAGCcccgcctcctcctccttccccaGCCCTTCGCGCGCCTCCGCCACCGCCTCTTTCCTGATCCCTTGGCTGAAGAACTTGGGCCACCACTCTGCGTCTATTCCTTCCTCCCTTCCCCCTCTCCGCATCTCCAATTCCGCCCCCGTCACTCCTCCCCTCTCCTCCCCAACCTCCTCCTCCAAAGCGAAGCCTGACTGGGATGCTGCTGCGGCCGCCGCCGCCGCAGCCTCCTTCGCCGGCTTTCCCCGCCATCCCAGCTTCCCGTTCTTCGCAGCCTCGGCCCCTTCCAGCCCCACCAAACGCCGGTCTCTCTGCCGCTCGATCCCCGAATGCGACGAGTCGGATGTCTCGACCGCCTGCGATTCGACTTCCTCTGGCCGGTGGGTCAGGCTCCCTGCGGGTGCTGCCCCGACGTCGCCTACGTTCAACCTCGTCAATGCCGCCGCGGAGCAGGGGTGGGCTCTCGGTGCTGCTGCACGGCAGGTCGCCGCCGGCGCGATGTGGGCTGCGGCCTCTGGAAGCCGGAGCGTCGTTGGATCGCCGGAGAGCCAGCAGCTCTCGAAGCCCGTGTTGGGCGGCGACAGTGGCAGCGGAGGGAGCGCCGCTGGTGGCGGCGATTTTGAGTTCGAGTGTGGAAGAGTGAAGCCATGGGAAGGAGAGAGGATACACGAGGAttgtggagaagaagaaatcgGTCTGGAAGATTTGGAGCTCACTCTCGGCAGCGGAAAACGTCGGGAACCCGGCAAGGATTAG